CCCTAATGCATCATCATTTGTATTTGAAATGAATGTCTGTATAGAAGCCAAAGGTAAATGACACCACAATTTGCATTTAGATGTTATTTATAAGATTCGTATAGGATGAGTGTTTACTTGCTGAATCTCGAGGGGATGACTGTGATGGCTTTCAGGACTGGCATCCTCTTGGTTGAGAACATCCAAGTGTTTACCTAAAGGATAGTTATTTTACGAGACTCTTGGATGAAATGTGTCGTGAACTGGAGGCGGCAATTTCTTTCCTACATGAAAGGATAGTTTGCTTCTTGTGCTCCCTTTTGCATACATCTCTTGCTTATCAAAGTGGAGTAAATTGGAAAGGGTTCACCTCACAGCTTCTAATTTTGTTTCGTATGCTCACGCTGCAGCTACATGCATGAATGTAGGTTGATTATTTTGTTAGAATATTGTTTTTCCCGAAGGGTtagcccaaaaataaaaatccacttTTAAAGCACAGCACTGAAAACCACTTAAGAAAAAATGTCTGTGTCTCAGATGACTGGTAACATTACAAAAGATCTTGCAGCTGGAACGGATAACTGGCGTTTCCATCCATTTCAAttgggaaagatgatttgggaTAGTTTGAGTTACTCAAAACAAATACCAAAACGTATCTGAAGGCCCCTCTGCATAAAAATCCAAATGACCTTGACTTTTTTAACATTAATTGCACATCTGTCTCCCCAATCCTAAACACAGAATGtaaacaaagtgtttttttttaacaataaagTCAATGAACATTAATTTACCTGAAAGGTCAGATGTTCTTGGAGACTGTGTACTCAAATCGGATCAACTTTATCTAgagagcacttgaaaaaaaaatcagctgcatataataaataaataacatatgTATAAAAACAGTAAACTGGAAAAGTAAATGCAGATATAAAAAATATGTACGACTTTAGTGCACACACTGATCTATTTTGTCTTTACACCTTCCCTAACCGACGTTCAAAATCGACATTCATTCCAGGAGACCTTCAACAAAATTACATTTGGCCAAAAATATCAATGTACAAGACACCCTAGGAAGCCATACTTTCCTGACGATTATCTCCGCTCCGCTGACAAGGTCGACGAATACATCTAGGTGAACGTATGAGAGTTCCCTGCAGCATTCGGAGTGTGAACCTCTGCTTTCCTTGCACCTTGCAACGGTCCAATCCATTTTTCTCacatcacaaacacacacacatataatgCTTCCATAAATCATATCACAGGTTTAGTCATCCACACATATTCACATCAAACATTCTCTAGATTGTTTTTGTCATCACTCGCCCTCGCTtatggaaagagaaaaaaaatcccgacGCTGATTAGAAGACTAATCAAAAAATATTGATTAACCGATCTGGGTTGTCTCCTCGTATCTCGTCCACAACAATCTTATCAGTGCTGGGAGACATAGCGAAACTCAAATCAAGATTTCAGTCAATCAGTACATCACTCAAACCAAATGGGTCGAGGAATACGTCATCGTGGAGAAGCTGCACAACTTAAGTCATCAAGTCGGGGGTAGTGGTAAAACCACTGGAAAAATCAAAAACTCTTGAGGAATCAGCCTGAAAATGCCCACAGACACCCTCGATCGACTTAATCTGCCGTTGGGGGATAGAATGGGAGAACTTCAGCCACCATGTTGTTCCAAACAAACAACATAATAGTAGCAATTGACAAAAGTTCACCGCTCAATGAAGTCAGGGCCACCTCTACACTCCAAACCTTCGGTCCACGTCATGCAGGGATGATCAATCCTCGTCCAGCTGCACTTCTTGACTTTTTGTGGACGTGCCCTTACCTCAGGGCACAAGTGCTGAATGCACTAGTAAatgcaattatttatttttacaattaactaataataaattgtatttatttttcattattttttatttattagttaattTATAATccaatgtattattttttatgaTTACAATTCACTaataattaattttattttttattcattcattaatttACAATCTAATTGAGTCTTTTAGCATCAGTTTTAAGATCCTACATGTCATTGTTTCTGTGACCTGAAACAAAgttgctccccccctcccctcccctcccctctctcaGTTACACAGCAGTTGCAATGCCTATGCTGTACAACACCCGCTACAGTTCCAGAAGAAGGGTGACGATCATGATCTCAGTGGTGTGGGTGCTCTCTTTCGCCGTATCCTGTCCTCTTCTCTTCGGGCTCAACAATACAGGTAAGGGTTTTTCTACACTCATTgtattaaaacaaataataaaaaccgAGAGGTggtcacaattttttttgttcatcaaCATTGCGGTCGAGTAGTTCATCTTCAAGTGCCCAACTTGATAAAGATGTTATTTGCTGGCTAGAGCAAACTGTTCCCTGTGAAAACATCACTCAGCTGGAATGAAGGGAAACAAAATTGCGCCGCTCTGACCTTCGACATAAAGCGCCGTTCGTCTGGATACATCCAATGACAAGATTTGAAATAAGACCTCCACTCCAACTTTGCCAGTTGTTGAGTTTACTTTATTGCACAATACTTACAATGACTCATTTACTCATGTGCGTGGAAAAAACGACAACTAAACCAAcgtaatgaaaaatgaaaaactatTTGAACACTTCCCTGTGCTGAATTAGCCTTCGAGCAGGAATCATTGAATCTTCCAAATTGTCCTTAGCCCAGATGGCTTCAACAAAGACCAGAGTGAGAACAAGCAGCTTGGTGGAGGGTTTTAAAATGCTACATTTGATTCAAAAAGGTGTTCCATGTCTCACCTTGTTTGAGTCCTCAAGCTGGTGAGAATAAAAAGTATTGTCATGTTCCAAGCAATGGAGAATGGGGCCTAATAAAAGGAATTGTGTAAATAACCCCCAGGTGAGGCCAGGTGACATTTTCTGATGAATTTCCAAGACAAACCCTCAGTTGTTGCCAAGAATGCAATTTCAAGGAACAGCATGTTACGCACGTAAGATGACTTTTGGATAGGAGATCAAATTCCACACCAGTCATAAAAAAAGGGGCTAAACACAaatccctttatttattttttcctatgGGCAGTTTTGATTGTTCTCCTTTCTCCTCGCAGCCACTCGGGAAGCGTCGCTGTGCGTGATCGCCAACCCCGTCTTTGTGGTGTACTCCTCCATCGTGTCCTTCTATGTTCCTTTCATCATCACCTTGCTGGTTTACGTGCAAATCTACGTGGTGCTGAGGAAGCGAAGGAAGCGGGTCAACACCAAACCTAAGCAACGTTTGGGTCCGGCCGCCGTTCCTGATGTGGCCACGTCACTCAAGGTAAGCTTTGAAAACATTCCAGAAGAAATCAAAAAAATCTCTAATGATTTTTAGCTTTATTATACATCATGCTTTGAATGGACGTGGATTGTGTTGCATGAATATTGATTTTTGTCTTGGTTACAGCACATTTAAGGCAGGATCTTCTCCATCCCGAGTTTAGTATATCTTTAAATGgtgcactgtaaaaaaaaaaaaaaaaaaaaaaaaaaaacatcccatttTGGTTGGGCTGAAATTTAACTTGGAACAACCCACAAATATAAATTGTTGACATTTGTTGACTCACACACTGCGGCAGAAAACATGTCTGGTGTGTATGCGTGTTTGTATAATGAcacaagtttttgttttttttacggtACATTACGATATAATTCAATGGGCTGTGAAATTATTTCATGGTAGCATCTTGACAAATGAGCAGATAATCATTATGATGAGGAAATAATCATTGTTGAGTAAGAAAATCGCATTTCAATGCAGCTACTGGCTGCACTTGTTTGTAAGGAAATAACCTCGACGTATACTTTATGATGCTGTCAAGTTAATGGGCTGACTTTCAGCGGCAGATCACATCCTCGCTGAGCTGTCTCGCCGTGCCAACGCTCATGTATTCCGCTTTGACCTTCCAGCATGGTGTATCTGCGTGATGACAGCTCCCCGTTTTTGTCACTCGTGAGCTGACATTGTACCTGCTGCTtacttgacacttttttttgggggggggtgggaATTGCAGGAGTGCACTCACCCGGAAGATGTGAGGTTGTGCACGATGATTGTCAAGTCAAACGGGAGTTTCCCCGCCAACAAGAAGAAGGTGGTGCGTTGTCATTTTGCTCTCTTTCTTCTTGAGTGTGACGGAAAGTGAATGTGATGGACCCCGGGAGAGATTTAGCAAGATGTCACCTTGAGATGTGACATCCCATTCACGATGTTAAATGACATAATAATTGCTTAGTCAATTGTGTAGAACGGATTTATTGTGTTTTGAATTAATGGACCATATGCACGGCACTTCCCGTACAAAGGTCAGTTGCCACTGTCAATTTGTTAAATGCTACCGGGACGCCAACTGACCAAAAAATAAGCTCTGTAATTAAATTTGGGAGTTTAACTTTGGAGAATCTAAGATATTAGTCAGCACGTCCGACTCAGAGATGTGCATATATGACCTTCAATCGACGTCCTggattggtcaccagccaatcacagtgaTCACATGGACAAACATTAAATATACTGTAGGACCTACAGTGTAGGTGTATATagttatagattatatatttgaaatatgtagtttaaaaaaacatcGCAAGAAAGTAACACAAAGAAACAATAAAGCAAGATgttttcaaattaaattaaattaaattaaattaaaaataaaatgaaaaaatagataaaaaaaataagagctGAGTCCCATTCTGTATTGAATGCCAGCTGATACAAATTTATTTTAGGGCGTGGTTTCAGAATGGACAGTGATGATTATTTCTGGCTACTGTTCACCAGGAAGTCATTCCATATTTTACGACTAGCAATAAAAAACTCTTTATCCACATTCAGAAGCAGTGGAACAGCTGCATTGTCTTTCCGCAGGGATCAATTTTAGGCCCACTGCTTTTGTCTTTATATTATCTTGAGATGGGGATTTTCTTCCATTGCTATGCTAAAGACAAGAAGATTTATGATCCATTAAAAGTACTTTTATTAGGTCCTGAAGACATTAACGCTTGGATGAGCTTTTAATAAGCTATCTCTAATTTTCTGCTACCTTTTGACACTTCTCAGATATTTATTAAAGACGTCACCAACAAGGGTGACGATTTAGAACTGGACGAGCTCAACAGCGGAAGCAGCAGCCATAAACAGAAGCCGCAATGCGCCCTGGGAGACACTCCGGCCACGAGTCACCAGCGGCTGATGCCAGCCAAGGCCAACGCAAGCCCAACTTCCTCACCCCCGACGCCTCCGGAGGAAAGCCAGAAAGCGGAGAAGAACGGAGACCCCAGCAAGGAGGCCTTGGGAGATCCCACACAAATGGTGGCCAAAGTCTTCCAGACGCAGACGTTACCAAACGGCAAGACGCAAACATCGTTGAAAAGCATGAGTAAGAGGAAGATCTCCCagcagaaggagaagaaggccACGCAGATGTTAGCCATTGTCCTCGGTGAGTTTTCTCAGAAATTACTGTTGTCGGTAAAAACGAAAGCAcccaaaatgaaatgaaaatttaaATCTCCTCTCATGGGAAGCCAATTTCCTCCAATCATTGAAAAGGTTCTCCTCTCTTCTCAGGTGTATTCATCATATGCTGGCTGCCATTTTTCATAACTCACATCTTGAACACCCATTGCACAAAATGCAAAGTTCCCGCCGAGATGTACAATGCCTTCACATGGTTGGGCTACGTTAATAGCGCTGTGAATCCCATCATCTACACTACTTTCAACGTCGAGTTCCGAAAGGCGTTCATAAAAATTTTGCACTGCTGAAACGCGGcgaagctttttttcttcttttttttttacgctgaAGGATGAACACAAATATGTGGCTGGGCAAATACCTCATCTTGGAAAGGACCGCAAGAGGTAACGGAAATTTCATTTTCAAAGTCAGGGAGCTAAGTGACTgatgaagagatttttttttttccgttggaCTCATTTAaggagtgtgtttttttttctctctctctccgaaACTCTGAATGTAAAACAAGAAATGTCTGTAACAACGGCTTGTTTGGCAAAGACAAATGTACCTTGTTCtccaaaaaaaacgaaaaacatTGTGCTTGTCCCCGTGTACTGTATTCactgcacacacaaaattgcTATTTATTGTGTGTATTTCTCgtttctaaaaaatatatatatacatatatgtataaaatCAGTGTTCATTTTCAGTGTTCAATCAAATATGTGAGCTCTATATTCTGAAAACCTATTTGGAATGTGTGTTCATGGCAAAAGACTCTTTATAGTTCTTGCTGTATATCGTGGCTATGCCAATAACCACACGATTGCAATTTTATAAATTGGAATGTCATATttcatttattatcattattatcatttgttttaaatatgttttccTAACACATTTATTGTGTTTATATTATATATGCCTGCGACGGAAATGTGATGCATGCTACACTGTTTCTCTACTCGGCTTCCCATGAAATGTATCTGTTCaattgaaaaagacaaaaagatgtCCAATAAACAGTGAGACACTGTCAAGTGCCATTTGATCAACAGTATTTCATTTGTGGATATAGTTACACCCCCCCAAATTGGACTGATTCCATTCCCAGCACTGTTTTTATTGAGGCCGTTTCCCGAAAGAAAGTGCTGAGGTCTCATCTCCTCGACTAATGACTAAAAAAGCTAATTCGGAGTCGAATTTCCTTTCCTCACTTCTTAAATGCTGAAGGAATTTGATATGTCACCTTTAAAGTGCCGCGACGACAAACGCTGGAGTAACGCACCAAGTcattcactttattaggtacatcaACTGCTATGGTTCCTCATATAAAGctatttattgacatttaggttTTAGAGTGGTTAGATGGACAGGAACGGCGCATAGGAGTAAAAAGTATGAAACAACCCCTAAATAAATAGCAGGAGAGGTAATCTTTTTTCACATGCAGTTCCTATGTTGAAATGAAATGTTGAAAACACTTTTCTCTTCACAGATGTTTGGGATGTTATGAGTCATGGTCATgtaattcattttcattttgtcaatTACAGAGAAAGGTGCCATGTCTGCTATCGGCTGTGTTTTGGATGCCCAAAATGGAGGTGATCGTCATAAATCCATTTTTCTATAGTGCCTATCCCCTGAATTGGTCTCTGGCCAATCACAAAAGCCCATCTAGACAACCTTGCACATCTCTGGGCAATTTAGAATCTGTCATagtataggaaaaaaaaaagaagatgaaaTGGGCTGTCGCAATTTATTGAAGTATGGTGTCAATTAGAGCAGATGTCCGTAAATGTCAGTTTTACATATCCATGCTTCTTCGGCACACAcataataaatgtaaaaaaatatatatatatatatcatcttATGATCTACCGATTAATTGCAACACATGGTGGTGTCACAGTCATTGtatagctacaaaaaaaaaagaatgatgtgTGATGGGTCTTGTGGTTCAGCTTGTGATTACAGAATCCAAGTATCGGACCAATTAGAGCTGCTATTGTTAGAAATATGGCATGTTTTCGACAGTTCCAGTTCAATTTATGGATTCCATATGTGAAATAACAGTGCTGCTTATAACAAAGTACTGTAGCCGCCATATTTAAATCATGTGAAGAGAGTCTTCGAAAGCAAATGTGATGTGGAGGTCGAGTACGAGTTTGCGGTTTGCTGAACCGAAACGAAAGCGGGTGTAAATTCATgcctcaaaaaacaaaatgtaaattagCAATTTGCCGTTCAATGTGGCGTCGCATAGCCGCTTTGCCTCAATACCCTTCAAGAATCTATCACGGTGGCCCTGACACTCAATTTCCGCCCGTAAGACTTTGCCATGCAGCCCAGCAACATTATAACGATAATATTtggattgggaaaaaaaaaagctcgaaAAAAGGACGTATCCACGCCAGCAGCTAGCGCGATATGAAGGTTGCTGAGCAGCTGGTAATATTCAGTGACCCAAAATGTTCTGCTTTGCAAAGCAATTCATCAGTTGCAGTTGAAGCGCTGTGGCTGACAGTCAAGAAATGCAGAGGAGGCGTTTTGGTGTTCAAATGTTGTCTTTTAATCAAAACGAAACAAACAGTTATGACATGATAGATGAATGTCTCTTGACGGTTTTGCAAGGGAGTCCAGAAACACAAATCGTATCAGGAAAGGTGAGTGATTAATCAAACATTTGTCCTCATAAAGGGAGTTGTTGAAAAAGCCGACGACATATATCGCATATTTCTAACTGATGTTTTTTTGAATGGCTTTTGACAGTGTGCATAGAATTGTGACTTCAATCACACTTGGTCTTCTTAAAAGAGATGCAGTAAGTAATTCAGAGCAAAGAGaagaggtaccgtattttccggactataaggcgcacctaaaaacctcaaattttctcaaaagccgacagtgtgtcttatatatggaccaaattcctaaatttaaactggcccgaagcattgtgacatgaaatcaatcataagtggcccgctgaagactatgaatcatgaatcaaaaagactatggatcattattttgtgattataaagtaatttgttgcgtctgaagttggaataaaaaagataaaatggagaatggtttgatttggattaaaaatctaacatgatgcgccttatagtccggtgcgccttatataaggacaaagttttcaaatgggccattcattgaaggtgcgccttatagtccggaaaatacggtaagtaaaGTTagccattttgacattttaataTTCGTTGATCCCACGGAGCAGAATGTGAGCTAAAGAAGCAAGTTTTTAATGACAATATAATTTATGCTAATTGCCATTAGCTTGTTTTTAATGACTATACCGTTTATGCTAATTGCCATTAACTTGTATGACATTGATATGTATTATGTTAACATTAGATTTGTAATGATTTTTTGGTGTTTAAAAGtacagtttgtgtgtgttctgtTTGCAGGAcatcttgtttttgttatttttaaccCAATTATTCAACTAAGTGATCTGCAATGTTGTTGGAGCATCCAGCACAATTCCCTATTGTTGTGTTAGAGCTGGAATTAGTTTGAAATTTGTTTCCCGTGAGGCAATTTTTAACAAATTAATAGTGTTGCTCTTTAATGAAAAGCATGTGTCTTCATTTCCCCTCCGGAAAAAATAAGTTCCTCATATTTGGAGATAGTAAATAACTCTCCATCACGGGTTTGTGGTTCATACTCTCAATGTTCTGCAGAGCTAATTAAAGACTTAAGACTTTTTCTTCCTTCTGGAAATTTTGGTAGCTTCTCTTGAGATTGAGATTGCACGTTATGTAAACGTGTTCTTTCCAAAGTCTTGGAGAGGATTAGCTTCTTCCCTTTCAGCTAGATAtaatgtgacactttgaaaaagtATCCAGTTAATAAAGTATATCCCCCAAACAATTAATTACCCGCAAGCATCTATTTTAACGTATTTGTTGAGAAACAAAAGTGACAGTATCGGACGGCTTTCTGTGCTGCGATGTGATTGGCCGTTATGTATTTCAGAGGTTTTTGCGTCGCTGAAATGAATTCCTGCCTTTTCCCGGTGGTCCGACAAAATCAGTAGCTAAGGTGTCATGTCATTTCCACTCCATTCCTTCTGGCACTGAATGACTGATGCGACGTGCTTGGCGACTCAGTGTAATGGACTTACAGCATCTCCAAGGACATTTGGATTCTGCTTGGCCCCTCTGGCTATCATAAGCGCAGAAATGTGGTTAGGTATAACtgggaaggaaaacaaaaaagcatttaGGTAAATACATGAAACACTGAAGGTGATTCTACAAGGAGACCAACACGTTTAGAAAGATAATATAACAAAACGTAACATGTTTATGTGCAGAGGCCATGTTATTGCTTATTTTATTGCTGCCCAAAGAACCTAACATTATCCATGTCTGC
This genomic window from Syngnathus typhle isolate RoL2023-S1 ecotype Sweden linkage group LG6, RoL_Styp_1.0, whole genome shotgun sequence contains:
- the LOC133156186 gene encoding D(2)-like dopamine receptor; amino-acid sequence: MLDLNEGNRTQAATQIRSNLWREGPVAGLHHSQLMDVFTHYAYNDSFYDNATWGFNETAQEQKHAYNYYAMLLTLLIFVIVFGNVLVCMAVSREKALQTTTNYLIVSLAVADLLVATLVMPWVVYLEVVGEWRFSKIHCDIFVTLDVMMCTASILNLCAISIDRYTAVAMPMLYNTRYSSRRRVTIMISVVWVLSFAVSCPLLFGLNNTATREASLCVIANPVFVVYSSIVSFYVPFIITLLVYVQIYVVLRKRRKRVNTKPKQRLGPAAVPDVATSLKECTHPEDVRLCTMIVKSNGSFPANKKKVIFIKDVTNKGDDLELDELNSGSSSHKQKPQCALGDTPATSHQRLMPAKANASPTSSPPTPPEESQKAEKNGDPSKEALGDPTQMVAKVFQTQTLPNGKTQTSLKSMSKRKISQQKEKKATQMLAIVLGVFIICWLPFFITHILNTHCTKCKVPAEMYNAFTWLGYVNSAVNPIIYTTFNVEFRKAFIKILHC